From the Cyanobacteria bacterium FACHB-DQ100 genome, one window contains:
- the argF gene encoding ornithine carbamoyltransferase encodes MGSLKGRDLLKLSDLSTDEVMELLDIAAQLKSGKLNPRVTVNGHPPVLGLLFYKASTRTRVSFSSAMYHLGGQVLDLPLNATQVSRGEPIADTARVLDRYLDILAIRTFEQSDLETFAKEMEIPVINALTDLEHPCQILADLQTIQETFSTLSGLTLTYVGDGNNVAHSLMIGCALVGMNVRVATPKDYQPLSEIVELTEKIANGQSEVLLTEDPIVAAKGAHVIYTDVWASMGQEDLAASRIPIFQPYQVNDQLMSYADKDAIVLHCLPAHRGEEITHEAIEGKQSKVWDQAENRMHAQKALMASLLGAV; translated from the coding sequence ATGGGATCACTAAAAGGACGAGATTTATTGAAATTGTCAGATCTCAGCACGGATGAAGTGATGGAACTGTTAGACATCGCCGCGCAGTTAAAATCAGGAAAATTAAACCCGCGTGTGACCGTCAACGGACATCCCCCTGTGCTGGGTTTGTTGTTTTATAAAGCCTCTACTCGAACCCGTGTCAGCTTCTCAAGTGCGATGTATCACTTAGGCGGACAGGTACTCGATTTACCACTGAACGCCACTCAAGTCAGCCGGGGAGAACCGATCGCAGATACCGCCAGAGTCCTCGATCGCTATCTTGATATCCTCGCGATTCGCACCTTCGAGCAATCCGACCTCGAAACCTTTGCAAAAGAAATGGAAATCCCCGTGATTAATGCTCTGACGGATCTAGAGCATCCGTGTCAAATCCTGGCAGATCTCCAAACTATTCAAGAAACCTTTTCGACGCTTTCTGGCTTGACCCTAACCTATGTCGGTGACGGAAACAACGTCGCGCACTCGCTGATGATTGGGTGTGCGCTGGTGGGAATGAATGTCCGAGTTGCAACTCCCAAGGACTACCAACCCTTGAGCGAAATTGTCGAACTGACCGAAAAGATTGCCAATGGTCAATCCGAAGTGCTGTTAACTGAAGATCCGATCGTTGCCGCCAAAGGCGCTCATGTGATTTATACCGATGTGTGGGCAAGCATGGGACAAGAAGATCTCGCAGCCAGTCGAATTCCGATTTTTCAGCCCTATCAGGTAAACGATCAACTGATGAGCTATGCCGACAAAGACGCGATCGTGCTGCACTGTCTCCCGGCGCACCGAGGCGAGGAAATCACCCATGAAGCGATCGAAGGCAAGCAATCGAAAGTCTGGGATCAGGCGGAAAACCGGATGCACGCTCAGAAAGCACTGATGGCAAGCCTACTTGGTGCAGTCTGA